A DNA window from Thermodesulfobacteriota bacterium contains the following coding sequences:
- a CDS encoding VOC family protein codes for MHVKRLDHLCIAVRDLETARKAWEPVLGKSGPDDAYVHEPEQIRVARYWIGEVGVELMASTTPDGPVARWIEKHGEGLMLLGLNVENTRAAVAELQTQGYPFLPDDRGMVARPFRNCEFAFLDPRKLNGVLTELIDDREDALQQKEAPPSQPFPRAAGKGAPLPRPEREGLAGAGCPARPRRA; via the coding sequence ATGCACGTGAAACGCCTCGACCACCTGTGCATCGCCGTGCGGGATCTGGAGACCGCCCGCAAGGCGTGGGAGCCTGTCCTGGGCAAGTCGGGGCCCGACGACGCCTACGTGCACGAGCCGGAGCAGATTCGCGTAGCTCGCTACTGGATCGGCGAGGTGGGGGTGGAGCTCATGGCCTCCACGACTCCGGACGGGCCCGTGGCACGCTGGATCGAGAAGCACGGCGAAGGCCTGATGCTGCTTGGCCTGAACGTGGAGAACACCCGCGCGGCCGTAGCCGAGCTCCAGACACAGGGATACCCGTTCCTCCCGGATGACAGGGGCATGGTGGCCAGGCCCTTCCGCAACTGCGAGTTCGCTTTCCTCGACCCCCGGAAACTCAACGGTGTCCTGACCGAGTTGATCGACGACCGGGAGGACGCGTTGCAGCAGAAGGAGGCCCCCCCTTCCCAACCGTTCCCCCGCGCCGCCGGGAAGGGCGCACCCCTCCCCCGACCGGAGCGCGAAGGCTTGGCAGGCGCGGGCTGCCCGGCCAGACCCCGACGGGCTTGA
- the recJ gene encoding single-stranded-DNA-specific exonuclease RecJ — protein MLRRWLLRESDAEARERISRASGVSGLTAAVLAARGFAGSEEVQAFLSPSLGALPDPSLLPGMDRAAARLTQAARGGESVWVYTDYDVDGVTSAALLGEFFQACGIPVQTWLPRRDREGYGLHADALREMAAQGGRVVVTADCGINAVAEARLARELGVDLIVTDHHTPGNELPQALAVVNPKLPGCAYPEPMLAGVGVAWNLAAAVRRRLRDAGWFSGRPEPDVRHLLDLVALGTVADMAPLTGVNRVLVAGGLARLNGPGRRPGLRALLRAMGLQGDDAISAGRISFQLGPRLNASGRMASADRALALLLGTGPEAALEETARTLHELNEDRRREEARVLDAARAVVERGGWLRRGAFSLVVAGEGWHEGVIGIVASRLAETYHRPSVVIALDGASGTAKGSARSIRGFDLYGALAQCAGVLERFGGHRAAAGLGVAPERIGAFREAFEQAARRALDDEDLIPALAGDGEARFGELTLASVRELERLEPFGVGNPAPVLVSRGVTVLDARDLGGKGVLLRLEQEGRRFSGKKWLERRGAEPAGPAAPTLAARAGELSGRTVDVAYVPEARTWRGQSQVELSLRGLRAAGSRLEEPAEELLG, from the coding sequence ATGCTGCGCCGCTGGCTCCTTCGAGAGTCCGACGCCGAAGCCCGGGAGCGCATCTCCCGGGCTTCGGGCGTTTCGGGGCTGACGGCGGCGGTGCTGGCCGCCCGGGGCTTCGCCGGCTCCGAAGAGGTCCAGGCGTTCCTCTCTCCTTCCCTGGGGGCCCTGCCCGATCCTTCCCTCCTGCCGGGCATGGATCGCGCGGCGGCGCGCCTGACCCAGGCGGCTCGCGGGGGAGAGTCCGTGTGGGTCTACACGGACTACGACGTGGACGGCGTCACTTCTGCTGCCCTCTTGGGCGAGTTCTTCCAGGCCTGCGGCATCCCGGTGCAGACCTGGCTGCCGCGCAGGGACCGGGAGGGGTACGGCCTGCACGCCGACGCCCTGCGGGAGATGGCGGCCCAGGGGGGGCGCGTGGTGGTCACCGCCGACTGCGGGATCAACGCCGTGGCCGAGGCCCGCCTGGCTCGGGAACTCGGGGTCGACTTGATCGTGACCGACCACCACACCCCGGGGAACGAGCTTCCCCAAGCCCTGGCCGTGGTCAATCCCAAGCTCCCCGGGTGCGCCTACCCCGAACCCATGCTCGCGGGGGTCGGCGTGGCCTGGAACCTCGCCGCGGCCGTGCGCCGGCGCCTGCGGGACGCCGGGTGGTTTTCCGGCCGCCCCGAGCCCGACGTGCGCCACCTCCTGGACCTGGTGGCCCTGGGCACGGTGGCCGACATGGCGCCCCTCACGGGGGTCAACCGGGTGCTCGTGGCGGGGGGGCTCGCCCGGCTCAACGGCCCGGGGCGGCGCCCCGGGCTGCGCGCGCTCCTGCGGGCCATGGGTCTCCAGGGGGACGACGCGATCTCGGCGGGGCGCATCAGCTTCCAGCTCGGGCCCCGCCTCAACGCCTCCGGCCGGATGGCCAGCGCCGACCGCGCGCTGGCGCTCCTGCTGGGAACCGGGCCCGAGGCGGCGCTGGAGGAGACCGCCCGCACGCTCCACGAGCTCAACGAGGACCGCCGCAGGGAGGAAGCCCGGGTCCTTGACGCCGCCCGGGCGGTTGTGGAGCGGGGAGGGTGGCTTCGCCGGGGCGCCTTCTCGCTTGTGGTGGCGGGCGAGGGGTGGCACGAGGGCGTGATCGGCATCGTCGCATCGCGGCTCGCCGAGACCTACCACCGGCCCAGCGTGGTCATCGCCCTGGACGGAGCCTCCGGTACCGCCAAGGGTTCCGCCCGGTCCATCCGGGGGTTCGACCTCTATGGTGCCCTCGCCCAGTGCGCGGGTGTGCTGGAGCGCTTCGGGGGGCACCGCGCGGCCGCAGGGCTCGGGGTAGCCCCGGAACGGATTGGGGCGTTTCGGGAGGCGTTCGAGCAGGCGGCCCGCCGCGCCCTGGACGACGAAGACCTCATCCCCGCGCTTGCGGGGGACGGCGAAGCTAGGTTTGGGGAGCTCACGCTGGCATCCGTCCGGGAGCTGGAGCGCCTGGAGCCCTTCGGCGTGGGAAACCCGGCGCCCGTGCTCGTCTCCCGGGGCGTGACCGTGCTCGACGCGAGGGATCTGGGGGGCAAGGGGGTCCTCTTGCGTCTGGAGCAGGAGGGGCGGCGGTTTTCCGGAAAGAAGTGGCTGGAGCGCAGGGGCGCCGAGCCCGCCGGCCCTGCGGCTCCCACGTTGGCGGCCCGCGCCGGGGAACTGAGTGGGCGCACGGTGGATGTCGCCTACGTGCCCGAGGCCCGCACCTGGCGCGGCCAGAGCCAGGTGGAGCTCTCGCTGCGGGGCCTCCGGGCGGCCGGGTCCCGACTGGAGGAGCCGGCGGAGGAGTTGCTGGGGTAG
- the secF gene encoding protein translocase subunit SecF produces the protein MELIRPDTHFDFLGKSRLFIGVSLVLIAVSVLSLVARGGPRYGIDFAGGTLIQLRFEKPVSTEQIRGVLGSVVEGALQVQSFGEEDEYIIQLEQSSEELEGLSRRVRDALASSLGGEGIEVRRVEMVGPKVGQDLREKGLLAVLFSMGAILLYIWWRFELRFGLAAIAATFHDVILTVGAFSLFNKQFDLTTLAALLTIVGYSLNDTIVVFDRIRENIKKAGGKGSLREIINASVNQTLSRTILTSGTTLLVVAALFVFGGGVIHDFAFALLVGILVGTYSSIYVANPLVLWLEQRAHRPGKVVRSAS, from the coding sequence ATGGAGCTCATCCGCCCGGATACCCACTTCGACTTCCTGGGGAAGTCGCGGCTGTTCATCGGCGTCAGCCTCGTCCTGATCGCGGTGTCGGTGTTGAGCCTGGTCGCCCGAGGGGGACCCCGCTACGGCATCGACTTCGCGGGGGGCACCCTCATCCAGCTCCGGTTCGAAAAGCCGGTCAGCACCGAGCAGATCCGCGGTGTGCTGGGAAGCGTGGTGGAAGGGGCCCTCCAGGTGCAGTCCTTCGGCGAGGAGGACGAGTACATCATCCAGCTCGAGCAGAGCTCCGAAGAGCTCGAGGGGCTCTCCCGCCGGGTGCGCGATGCCCTGGCTTCATCCCTGGGGGGCGAGGGGATCGAGGTCCGGCGGGTGGAGATGGTGGGGCCCAAGGTGGGCCAGGACCTGCGGGAAAAAGGACTCCTGGCGGTGCTCTTCTCCATGGGGGCGATCCTGCTCTACATCTGGTGGCGCTTCGAGCTGCGCTTCGGCCTGGCCGCCATCGCCGCCACCTTCCACGACGTCATCCTCACCGTCGGGGCCTTTTCCCTCTTCAACAAGCAGTTCGACCTGACCACGCTCGCGGCGCTCCTCACCATCGTGGGCTACTCGCTCAACGACACCATCGTGGTCTTCGACCGGATCCGGGAGAACATCAAGAAGGCCGGGGGCAAGGGCAGCTTGAGGGAGATCATCAACGCGAGCGTCAACCAGACGCTCAGCCGCACGATTCTCACCTCGGGCACGACGCTCCTGGTGGTGGCGGCCCTCTTCGTCTTCGGGGGCGGCGTGATCCACGATTTCGCCTTTGCCCTCCTGGTGGGGATCCTGGTGGGCACCTACTCCTCCATCTACGTGGCGAACCCCCTGGTGCTGTGGCTCGAGCAGCGCGCCCACCGGCCCGGCAAGGTCGTCCGGTCAGCCTCCTGA